The Leguminivora glycinivorella isolate SPB_JAAS2020 chromosome 1, LegGlyc_1.1, whole genome shotgun sequence genome includes a region encoding these proteins:
- the LOC125233606 gene encoding calcium/calmodulin-dependent protein kinase type 1: protein MPLFGKKDFGRKSKKDGRDSEKQPSIEDKYVVKDLLGTGAFSEVRLIESKDNGQLFACKIIDKKALKGKEDSLENEIRVLKRFSEQAKGEGEEKKMFSHPNIVQLLETYEDKSKVYLVMELVTGGELFDRIVEKGSYTEKDASNLMRQVLEAVDYMHSQGVVHRDLKPENLLYYSADEDSKIMISDFGLSKIEDSGIMATACGTPGYVAPEVLAQKPYGKAVDVWSIGVISYILLCGYPPFYDEKDENLFAQILKGDFEFDSPYWDDISESAKDFIRHLMCVDVDKRYTCRQALAHPWISGNEASSKNIHGTVSEQLKKNFAKSRWKQAYHATTVIRQMQKMALSSSGSSRSTNSSAQLK, encoded by the exons ATGCCTTTATTTGGGAAAAAAGATTTCGGCAGGAAATCGAAAAAGGATGGCCGAGACTCCGAAAAACAACCGTCCATCGAAGACAAGTATGTGGTTAAAGATTTGTTGGGAACCGGAGCGTTTTCCGAGGTGCGATTGATAGAAAGCAAAGATAACGGGCAGTTGTTCGCGTGTAAAATTATCGACAAAAAAGCGCTTAAAGGCAAAGAAGATTCACTAGAAAACGAGATTAGGGTACTGAAGAGATTTAGTGAACAAGCAAAAGGCGAAGGCGAAGAAAAAAAGATGTTTTCGCACCCTAACATCGTCCAGCTGTTAGAAACGTACGAGGACAAAAGCAAAGTGTATCTCGTGATGGAGCTAGTAACTGGCGGCGAGTTGTTCGACCGCATCGTGGAAAAGGGCTCGTACACCGAGAAGGACGCGTCCAACCTGATGCGACAGGTGCTGGAGGCCGTGGACTACATGCACTCGCAGGGCGTCGTACACCGCGACCTCAAGCCCGAAAATTTGCTGTATTACAGTGCTGATGAAGACAGTAAAATAATGATCAGTGATTTTGGTTTATCCAAAATTGAGGATTCTGGTATCATGGCTACAGCTTGCGGAACTCCAGGATATGTTGCTCCAGAAGTACTTGCCCAAAAGCCTTATGGCAAAGCAGTAGATGTATGGAGTATAGGAGTCATCTCTTACATCTTGCTTTGTGGATACCCACCATTTTATGATGAGAAGGATGAAAACTTGTTTGCCCAGATATTGAAAGGCGATTTTGAGTTTGATTCTCCTTACTGGGATGATATTAGtgaatcagccaaggatttcaTAAGGCATTTGATGTGTGTTGATGTGGACAAGAGATATACTTGCAG GCAGGCATTGGCTCATCCATGGATTTCTGGTAATGAAGCTAGCAGCAAGAACATCCATGGCACTGTATCTGAACAGCTTAAGAAGAACTTTGCCAAGTCCCGCTGGAAACAAGCATACCATGCTACAACTGTGATTCGACAAATGCAGAAAATGGCGCTCAGTAGCAGCGGCTCCAGTCGCAGCACAAACTCAAGCGCTCAGCTCAAGTAA
- the LOC125224946 gene encoding uncharacterized protein LOC125224946: MYHGHIDVHLLSPKQLQTELNTIARHLASKLALPEINDNIRNLYKLLQIQARLTDQYLIIEVKIPLLSDEIYEIDRLISIPQHVSPDNVIQVIPGTDLIAFNINQDTFIPMESTNINRCTQMNGKKVLCHLNNPIYDVQQGKSICNTEILNHQKKHDSYCHTETKPCADKWYKLHKQNTWLFACCEECLVRILCPDGLATKVLHSNGLIQLGQGCVLKGDTFMLYANKDYIEEAFTDLDPHNLLLEVSPLNNVLNTSLAQMTFHNETHEQEFQQLHRDIQMLSFVRHPVSTT; this comes from the coding sequence ATGTATCACGGTCACATCGACGTCCATCTCTTATCGCCCAAACAATTGCAAACTGAGCTAAACACAATAGCTCGCCATCTGGCCAGCAAACTGGCTCTTCCGGAGATTAATGACAATATACGCAACTTATACAAGTTACTCCAAATCCAAGCTCGCTTAACTGACCAATATCTTATAATAGAAGTAAAAATCCCTCTGCTAAGCGATGAAATATACGAAATTGACCGCTTAATAAGCATTCCGCAGCACGTATCACCCGACAACGTCATACAGGTTATTCCCGGAACCGATCTAATCGCATTCAACATTAATCAAGATACATTCATACCAATGGAAAGCACTAATATCAACAGGTGTACCCAAATGAACGGAAAAAAGGTATTATGTCACTTGAACAATCCCATTTATGACGTACAACAAGGCAAATCCATTTGCAACACAGAAATACTAAATCATCAAAAGAAGCATGACTCGTACTGCCATACAGAAACAAAACCCTGCGCCGACAAGTGGTACAAATTGCATAAACAAAACACATGGCTATTCGCCTGTTGCGAAGAATGCTTAGTTCGCATCTTATGCCCAGACGGTCTGGCGACAAAAGTACTTCATAGCAACGGACTGATTCAGCTCGGCCAAGGTTGTGTCTTGAAAGGCGACACTTTTATGCTATACGCCAACAAAGATTACATCGAAGAAGCATTTACTGATTTAGATCCTCACAATTTATTACTCGAAGTGTCTCCATTAAATAATGTACTGAACACATCCCTCGCTCAGATGACTTTCCACAATGAAACACACGAACAAGAGTTTCAACAGCTCCATCGGGATATACAAATGCTtagttttgtacgacatccggttagtacgacgtaa